The Treponema sp. J25 DNA window CTCTCTATTGTATTCCTCGGGCTTTTTGCCTTCGCTATTGCTACAGCGGCGGGAATCCTGGTGGCTAAATTTATGAATCTTTTCCTTAAGGAAAAGATTAATCCCCTTATTGGTTCTGCAGGAGTTTCAGCGGTGCCTATGGCAGCCCGGGTTTCTAACAAGGTTGGGCTTGAAGCGGATCCAGGGAACTTCCTTATCATGCATGCTATGGGCCCCAATGTGGCAGGTGTTATCGGTACGGCCATTACTGCCGGGGTTATGATTGCGGTCTACGGCGGCTGATAACCTACTGAGGAATTGCATATAAGGTGAAGCAAAGGCCATCCCATTATAAAGGGGTGGCCTTTTGTTTTTCAAAAGCGGGTATGGAAAAGGGATAAACGAAAAATATTTAGGTATCAACTGAGATTTTCGTTATGGTGACAAAAGGGGCTTTTTTGCTCTATAGTAGGTTCATGGCAGAAAAACTTCCAAAGCCAGCGTGGATTCGACTTAAAACCAGTGAGGGTCCGCACTGGCACAGGGTAAGAGACACGGTGGAACGCTATGGGCTCCACACGGTGTGTGAAGCGGCCCTTTGTCCAAATCGGGGTACCTGTTGGGGATGTGGCACTGCCACGTTCATGATCCTTGGTTCGGTATGTACGCGGGCCTGTCGTTTTTGTGCGGTCCCTCATGGCAAAAAAGGAGAGCCCCTTCGTTCTGATGAGCCAGAAGCTTTAGCTGAGGCAGTGGTCCAGCTCCAGCTTCGCTATGTGGTGCTTACGTCTGTAGATAGGGACGATCTCCCTGATAGGGGGGCTTCCCACTATGCTTCCTGTATTAGGGCAGTTAAAAAAAGAAATCCCTCAGTTGTGATAGAAGTTCTCATCCCTGATTATCAACAAGAAGAATTAGAGGATATTATCGCCGCAGGACCAGAGGTCGTTGCTCACAATATCGAGACGGTGCCCTCTTTGCAGGGCGTACGGGATAAACGGGCGAGTTATGAAAAGAGCTGTGCCACTCTAAAGATCGCAAAGGACATGGGTGCTTCCTGTACAAAAACAAGCATACTCCTTGGATTGGGAGAGGAACGAGAAGAAGTTCTCTATACGATGAAAGCCCTACGGGCCCTGGGGGTAGATATCCTTGTGCTTGGACAGTATCTCCAGCCAACGGGGCAGCAGATTCCGGTGATCCGTTATGTAGAACCGGGGGAATTTGAGGAATATCGAAGGTGGGCTTTAGAAATGGGCTTTTCTGCGGTGGTTGCAAGCCCCCTTGCTCGGACTAGTTATCAGGCCCTTGAAGTGTGGCGAACAACAAAGTTAGAGAAAGAGGCTGGTTTGTTTTCACAAAAAATAAGCCAGGTATGAGGTAAGACCGAACTTCTAGGGGGCACCTTACAGAGGCAGGATGTTCATGATTTTTTCTTTTGTGGGGAAAAAAGAGAATACAAAATTGATTCGAGGTACCGTCGAGCTTACCTTAGATGGATGTATCAAACATATCCAGATACGGGGAGATTTTTTTATCTATCCCGAAGATGCTCTGGAATATATAGAAAAATCACTTGAGGGCAGTTCCCTTTCTGACGTAGCACGACGATTTTCTTGGGCCCTCGAAGAATGTGGTGCTGAAGCCCTTGGTATTAACGGAGAGGCTCTTCAGATAATTTTACAGGAAGCCTTCCATTCTCAGGATAAGCCGGCTAAGGAGGGTCGATAGTGTCCTATCAGTTTCGTCTTATTATAGATACCCTGCACGATGCATTTTACAACATGGGAATGGATCTCGCTCTTTTAGAATCGGTAGGGCAAAGAAAAACGCTTCCTACCCTCCGATTGTATGGCTGGAAACCCCAGGCGGTCTCTATCGGCTATTTTCAGGGAATCGAAGAAGAAGTGGATATCCCGGCCTGTGAATCTCGGGGAATTTCGGTGGTCCGACGGTTAACCGGCGGTGGGGCCGTCTTTCATGATCAAGAGGTTACCTACAGTATTGTGATTCCCCTTGATCATCCCTTAGCTTCTTATTCTATTCAAGAGTCATACGCTGTTTTGTGCCAGGGAATCATAAAAGCTTTAGAAAAATTGAATATACGAGCCACCTTCGTTCCTATCAATGATATCGTATGTGAAGGAAAAAAGATTTCAGGCAATGCTCAGACCCGAAAAGAAGGTGGCCTATTACAGCACGGGACATTACTTCTTTCTGTCAATGTGGACCTTATGTTCGAATTACTGAAGGTCCCTCAGGAGAAAGCCCGGGGACGGCATATCCAGGAAGTAAAAGAACGGGTTACCGCTTTGGATGTCCTTTTAGGAAGGCCTGTTTCTTTCAGAGAAGCCCAGGAAGTCTTAACAGAAGGATTTGCGGAGGCCCTTAATCTGCAATTTAAACAGGAAGAGCCACAACAAAATGAAATCGAAGAGGCTTACGAACTGGCAAGAACCTTTTTTTCTAGTTCGGAATGGAATTTTAAGCGCCGATAATAAGGTTGATAATTAAGATGGAAGGACTATGAAAAAAACTCAATTTATTTTTTTCTTCCCTTTATTAGTTGGACTTTCGGTGTATCTCGAGAGTCAGACACCAGGCAAAAGGGTCCAGAGTCCTTCTGGTGGAGCTTCTTCTTCTCAGAATGCAGGGGCGCAGAAAACAGTTTTTCCCTTTTTTTTCCTTTACTCTTTCGGTATTACCCCTTCTGAATGGAATCCCCTCTGGCCCGCCCTTTTGCCTCCCGATAGCTTAACGGCTAATAGTCAAGAGCGGTCTTATCTACAGATCACCATTACCGGAAAAGATCTAGAATACCAACTCCGTTTTGGAAAAGATGGGAAACCACTGAAAATTCCCTTTTTTTATGGTGAGTCTTCTCAGTATCTTCAATTTAAATGGGATAGTCAGGGAAATCTTGAAAAACTTTCTCTGAGTTCGAATTCAGGAAAAGAGGAAACCCTGTACCAGGTTATTCAACGGGAGGGAGAAAAAATAGCGGAACTTGTGTATCAGAAAGAAGGGGAAATTTTTTTCATTTATCTTACAATACGTTCTGAAGAAGTCGAGGAAGTCTGGTATACGCCAGAAGGGGATCCTCATATTGTTTTCCGTTTTCTTGGCCCGGCAGGCCTTATCTATAAAATTGAACAAACCTCAGAAGAGGGTACAACAGATTTTCTTGTTCGGGAATATACCAGTTTCTTAAAACCCTCCTTTGAAGCATGGAAGGATACAACCTACGAG harbors:
- a CDS encoding biotin/lipoate A/B protein ligase family protein, which produces MSYQFRLIIDTLHDAFYNMGMDLALLESVGQRKTLPTLRLYGWKPQAVSIGYFQGIEEEVDIPACESRGISVVRRLTGGGAVFHDQEVTYSIVIPLDHPLASYSIQESYAVLCQGIIKALEKLNIRATFVPINDIVCEGKKISGNAQTRKEGGLLQHGTLLLSVNVDLMFELLKVPQEKARGRHIQEVKERVTALDVLLGRPVSFREAQEVLTEGFAEALNLQFKQEEPQQNEIEEAYELARTFFSSSEWNFKRR
- the lipA gene encoding lipoyl synthase, coding for MAEKLPKPAWIRLKTSEGPHWHRVRDTVERYGLHTVCEAALCPNRGTCWGCGTATFMILGSVCTRACRFCAVPHGKKGEPLRSDEPEALAEAVVQLQLRYVVLTSVDRDDLPDRGASHYASCIRAVKKRNPSVVIEVLIPDYQQEELEDIIAAGPEVVAHNIETVPSLQGVRDKRASYEKSCATLKIAKDMGASCTKTSILLGLGEEREEVLYTMKALRALGVDILVLGQYLQPTGQQIPVIRYVEPGEFEEYRRWALEMGFSAVVASPLARTSYQALEVWRTTKLEKEAGLFSQKISQV